A region of Lichenibacterium dinghuense DNA encodes the following proteins:
- a CDS encoding endonuclease/exonuclease/phosphatase family protein — MPALRLVEAVQPRGTPRRPPESLRVAAWNLERCCDVEASAALLRRAGVDLALLSEMDLGMARSGHRHTARDLAAATGAGHVYGVEFVELGLGFGAELARFAGQSNSGALHGNAVVTALPFRDPFMLRLDAGGAWFGLDWHHRRLGGRTAVGATVELARGPVLVVSVHLESDSTPAERRGAAERLLAALPPGMPAVVAGDLNTSALPDPSAEPDLGWFERPDGREPLFGAMREAGFDWLSCNAPDQTRRLIPDGRRPPHVRRVDWFFTRGLAASNPRTLPAVDDGGAPLSDHELVTVDVG, encoded by the coding sequence GTGCCGGCGCTGCGCCTCGTCGAAGCCGTCCAGCCGCGCGGAACGCCACGCCGCCCGCCCGAAAGCCTGCGCGTCGCCGCCTGGAACCTCGAACGCTGCTGCGATGTCGAGGCCTCGGCGGCGCTGCTGCGGCGCGCCGGGGTCGACCTCGCGCTGCTGAGCGAGATGGACCTCGGCATGGCGCGCTCGGGGCACCGCCACACGGCGCGCGACCTCGCCGCCGCGACGGGCGCCGGCCACGTCTACGGGGTCGAGTTCGTCGAGCTCGGGCTCGGCTTCGGCGCCGAACTCGCCCGCTTCGCCGGGCAGTCCAACTCCGGCGCGCTGCACGGCAACGCCGTGGTCACCGCCCTGCCGTTCCGCGATCCCTTCATGCTGCGGCTCGACGCCGGCGGCGCCTGGTTCGGGCTCGACTGGCACCACCGCCGGCTCGGCGGCCGGACGGCGGTGGGCGCGACGGTGGAACTCGCGCGCGGGCCGGTGCTCGTCGTCAGCGTCCACCTGGAGAGCGATTCGACCCCGGCCGAGCGGCGCGGCGCGGCCGAGCGGCTGCTCGCCGCCCTGCCGCCGGGGATGCCGGCCGTGGTGGCGGGCGACCTCAATACCAGCGCGCTGCCGGACCCGTCCGCCGAGCCGGACCTCGGCTGGTTCGAGCGGCCGGACGGGCGCGAGCCGCTGTTCGGTGCGATGCGCGAGGCCGGCTTCGACTGGCTGTCCTGCAACGCGCCGGACCAGACCCGGCGCCTCATCCCGGACGGGCGGCGGCCGCCCCACGTGCGGCGCGTCGACTGGTTCTTCACCCGCGGCCTCGCGGCGTCGAACCCGCGCACCCTCCCCGCCGTGGACGACGGCGGCGCGCCGCTGTCCGACCACGAGCTGGTCACGGTCGACGTCGGATGA
- a CDS encoding DUF3309 domain-containing protein, producing the protein MNLIILLIVLLLLFGGGGFYVGGPYVGGGLGTILLIILIIVIIRGV; encoded by the coding sequence ATGAACCTCATCATCCTGCTGATCGTGCTGCTGCTCCTGTTCGGCGGCGGCGGCTTCTACGTGGGCGGCCCCTACGTCGGAGGCGGGCTGGGGACGATCCTGCTGATCATCCTCATCATCGTGATCATCAGGGGCGTATAG